In the genome of Chlamydia trachomatis A/HAR-13, one region contains:
- the yajC gene encoding preprotein translocase subunit YajC, translating to MYSRLFFSILFFLGCCPALFADTDSPQRATFGQPAVMLGIAIVFFYFILWRPEQKRRQAMEKRKSELAVGDKVTAMGIVGTIAEIREHTVILNIASGKIEILKAAISEILKAEK from the coding sequence ATGTACTCGCGTCTGTTTTTTAGTATCCTGTTCTTTTTAGGATGTTGCCCAGCTCTATTTGCTGATACGGATTCTCCTCAACGCGCAACGTTTGGACAACCTGCAGTCATGTTAGGAATTGCTATCGTCTTTTTCTATTTTATCTTGTGGCGTCCAGAACAAAAACGTCGTCAAGCTATGGAAAAAAGAAAAAGCGAGTTAGCTGTTGGAGATAAAGTAACTGCTATGGGAATCGTTGGCACCATTGCGGAAATCCGAGAACACACAGTCATTCTCAACATTGCCTCAGGGAAAATTGAAATTCTTAAAGCTGCTATTTCAGAAATTCTTAAAGCTGAGAAATAA
- a CDS encoding FtsK/SpoIIIE family DNA translocase: protein MGKERKKASVSLSPQTVFAVKTCVYLALACFSGLSLWSFQHNQPYTQNWIGLLGWSLSSFLLYNFGVAAFLIPLNFGWLSFLNMKRTPAPLAFRKAAAFGAIPVCCAVLLSMISPAQNLPQFLATRVPMVVMDLQPPKAYLGGIPFYLLYDGNSFSLKLLIGAVGTGLIFLAILLCAIFYLIPKSFVLKKKALLDDLLKFLKNKFYACWNACKKLLKNLVNNKSYVPKPSLRVPSSPSVAKKEMLKLPTPVISLPLENKDLHDDSSVNRTIFLTPPHPTKRTLSPQKRTDLPNLLPKDSASAPAQTSYKPLPTPSPFVLAGDAPDLPQYHLLSKRNVHRPESLLEELKKKAAILQQTLASFGIEAAIGNICSGPTLAAFEVLPNTGVKVQKIKALENDIALNLQASSIRIIAPIPGKAAVGIEIPNPDPQPVNFRDLLEDYQKGTQRLQVPLLLGKKANGDNFWTDLATMPHLIIAGTTGSGKSVCINTIVMSLIMTSPPTDIKLVIVDPKKVELTGYSQLPHMLTPVITESKEAHSALIWLVREMELRYEILRFLGLRNIQSFNSRTRNVDIEASYDKEISEKMPFIVGIIDELSDLLLSSSHDIETPIVRLAQMARAVGIHLILATQRPSRDVITGLIKANFPSRIAFKVANKVNSQIIIDEPGAENLMGNGDMLVVSPGSFAPVRVQGAYICDDDINKVIKDLCSRFPCKYVIPSFNTYDDPGSMDPEDLDPLFNQAKTLVLQTGNASTTFLQRKLKIGYARAASIIDQLEEARIVGPSEGAKPRQILVQLSNQDD from the coding sequence ATGGGAAAAGAACGGAAGAAAGCAAGCGTTTCTCTTTCTCCACAAACAGTCTTTGCTGTTAAAACATGCGTGTATCTAGCCCTAGCCTGTTTCTCTGGATTAAGTCTATGGAGTTTCCAACATAATCAACCTTACACACAAAACTGGATAGGTTTACTCGGCTGGTCTCTCAGCTCCTTCTTGCTATATAACTTTGGTGTCGCTGCCTTTTTAATCCCCCTAAATTTTGGATGGCTTTCTTTTCTAAATATGAAGAGAACCCCAGCTCCTTTAGCTTTTAGAAAAGCAGCAGCTTTTGGCGCAATTCCGGTTTGTTGCGCAGTATTATTGTCTATGATTTCTCCAGCTCAAAACCTTCCACAGTTTTTAGCTACAAGAGTGCCCATGGTTGTCATGGATCTTCAACCTCCTAAAGCGTACCTAGGGGGCATTCCGTTTTACTTGCTGTACGATGGAAATTCTTTTTCTTTAAAACTATTAATTGGTGCAGTGGGAACAGGATTAATCTTTCTGGCCATATTGCTATGCGCGATCTTTTATCTTATCCCTAAATCTTTTGTGTTAAAAAAAAAAGCTCTCCTAGACGATCTCCTAAAATTTCTCAAAAACAAATTTTACGCATGTTGGAACGCCTGCAAAAAGCTTTTAAAAAATCTTGTTAACAATAAGTCTTATGTCCCCAAACCCTCTCTTCGCGTTCCATCTTCGCCTTCTGTTGCTAAAAAGGAAATGCTCAAACTTCCAACCCCAGTGATTTCACTTCCTCTGGAAAATAAAGATTTACACGATGACTCCTCTGTGAACCGCACCATTTTTCTCACCCCACCGCATCCGACAAAAAGAACATTATCGCCTCAAAAAAGAACTGATCTTCCTAATCTTTTGCCGAAAGACTCGGCTTCAGCTCCTGCACAAACATCTTACAAGCCTTTACCTACCCCATCCCCATTTGTACTAGCAGGAGACGCCCCGGACTTACCACAATACCATCTCTTGAGTAAGCGGAATGTGCACCGCCCAGAATCTCTCTTGGAAGAATTAAAAAAGAAAGCTGCTATTTTACAGCAAACATTGGCTAGCTTTGGAATAGAAGCTGCTATTGGGAACATTTGTTCAGGCCCCACCCTTGCCGCCTTTGAAGTCCTCCCCAACACTGGAGTCAAAGTACAAAAAATCAAAGCTTTAGAAAATGATATTGCATTGAACTTGCAAGCTTCTAGCATCCGCATCATCGCCCCTATCCCTGGGAAAGCTGCGGTAGGAATTGAAATCCCCAATCCAGATCCTCAGCCCGTTAACTTCCGAGATTTATTAGAAGATTACCAAAAAGGAACACAACGACTCCAAGTTCCTCTTCTTCTCGGGAAAAAAGCTAATGGCGATAACTTTTGGACAGATTTGGCAACCATGCCCCATTTAATTATTGCAGGAACCACTGGATCTGGGAAATCTGTCTGCATTAACACGATTGTTATGTCTCTTATTATGACTTCTCCCCCTACAGACATAAAACTCGTAATCGTGGATCCTAAGAAAGTAGAGTTAACAGGATACTCGCAACTCCCTCATATGCTAACTCCTGTTATCACAGAATCTAAAGAAGCCCATAGCGCTTTAATTTGGCTTGTTCGAGAAATGGAACTACGTTATGAAATTCTTCGATTTTTAGGGCTACGAAACATCCAATCCTTTAATTCTCGAACTCGCAATGTGGATATCGAAGCTTCGTACGATAAAGAGATCTCAGAAAAAATGCCGTTTATTGTTGGCATCATTGACGAGCTTTCTGATTTACTTCTTTCTTCCTCTCATGATATCGAAACGCCTATTGTACGCTTAGCTCAGATGGCTAGAGCTGTAGGAATCCACCTAATCTTAGCAACACAACGCCCTTCTCGAGATGTGATCACAGGATTAATCAAAGCAAACTTCCCTTCTCGAATCGCCTTTAAAGTTGCCAACAAAGTGAATAGCCAAATTATCATTGATGAGCCCGGAGCCGAAAACTTGATGGGGAATGGGGATATGCTAGTAGTTTCTCCAGGATCTTTTGCGCCTGTTCGTGTTCAAGGCGCCTATATTTGCGATGACGACATCAACAAAGTCATTAAAGATTTATGTTCAAGATTCCCATGCAAATATGTGATCCCTTCTTTTAATACCTATGACGATCCAGGTTCTATGGATCCTGAAGATTTAGATCCATTATTTAACCAAGCTAAAACTCTTGTTTTACAGACAGGAAATGCCTCGACAACTTTCCTCCAAAGAAAACTCAAAATTGGTTACGCTAGAGCGGCTAGCATCATTGACCAGTTAGAGGAAGCTAGAATCGTGGGGCCCTCAGAGGGAGCTAAACCGCGTCAAATACTAGTCCAATTATCAAATCAGGACGATTAA
- a CDS encoding MBL fold metallo-hydrolase, which produces MEGFFPIASGSKGNCAYLGTRSCKLLIDLGISKQAVTEALHSMGIHPEDIQGIFVTHEHSDHIAGLRSFIKTYRTPIICNIETARSLRQLLDLCPTFKIFTTGHRFSLEDLRVQTFNVPHDAVDPVGFIFQYSGMKLGFCTDLGWVTSWITHLLCDCDYLLIESNHDPEMVLRSSRPESCKQRILSKQGHISNAECGALLQHVLTPRIKKIYLAHLSLECNTAEQALNTVTSAIQEITDVHPVIAQSSGITDPIFFSAPSLV; this is translated from the coding sequence ATGGAAGGTTTTTTCCCTATAGCCTCTGGTTCCAAAGGGAACTGTGCTTATTTAGGAACAAGGTCATGTAAATTACTAATAGATCTTGGGATTAGTAAACAAGCCGTTACCGAGGCCTTACATTCTATGGGCATTCACCCTGAAGATATTCAAGGGATTTTTGTTACCCATGAACACTCGGATCACATTGCAGGGCTTCGTAGTTTTATTAAAACCTATAGAACCCCCATTATATGTAACATAGAAACAGCGCGCAGCTTACGGCAACTTTTAGATCTATGTCCGACATTTAAAATCTTTACAACTGGGCATCGTTTTTCTTTAGAAGATCTCCGCGTGCAAACGTTTAATGTTCCGCATGATGCAGTGGATCCCGTAGGGTTTATCTTTCAATATTCTGGTATGAAACTCGGTTTTTGCACGGATTTAGGATGGGTCACCTCTTGGATTACACACCTTCTCTGTGATTGCGACTACCTACTCATAGAATCCAACCATGATCCGGAAATGGTTCTCCGATCCTCACGACCAGAGAGCTGCAAACAACGCATTCTCAGCAAGCAAGGCCATATCTCGAATGCGGAGTGCGGCGCTCTACTTCAACACGTTCTCACTCCTCGAATCAAAAAGATTTATCTTGCACATCTTTCTCTCGAATGTAATACGGCAGAGCAAGCTTTGAATACGGTGACGTCTGCCATTCAAGAGATCACAGATGTTCATCCCGTAATTGCTCAAAGTTCTGGCATTACAGATCCTATTTTCTTTTCTGCTCCGAGCCTTGTATGA
- a CDS encoding YbhB/YbcL family Raf kinase inhibitor-like protein produces the protein MQLTSQAFSYGRPIPKKYSCQGVGISPPLSFSDVPREAKSLVLIVEDPDVPPSVREDGLWIHWIVYNLSPVVSNLAEGAQIFAVQGLNTAGEIGYCPPCPPDAKHRYYFYAYALDVVLSDEEGVTKEQLLEAMDGHIIATAELMGTYEKD, from the coding sequence ATGCAACTCACCTCACAAGCTTTTTCTTACGGCCGTCCGATTCCTAAAAAGTATTCGTGTCAGGGCGTTGGGATCTCCCCACCGCTGTCTTTTTCTGATGTCCCTAGAGAGGCTAAAAGTCTTGTTCTTATTGTTGAAGATCCAGATGTCCCTCCTAGTGTTCGAGAGGATGGGTTGTGGATACACTGGATAGTGTATAACCTTTCGCCTGTAGTCTCTAATCTTGCAGAAGGAGCACAAATTTTTGCTGTCCAAGGGTTAAATACTGCTGGAGAAATAGGATACTGCCCTCCTTGCCCTCCAGATGCGAAGCATCGCTATTACTTTTATGCTTATGCGCTCGATGTTGTGCTTTCCGATGAAGAAGGAGTGACCAAAGAACAGCTGTTAGAAGCTATGGACGGACATATCATAGCTACGGCAGAGCTGATGGGCACATATGAAAAAGACTAA
- a CDS encoding SET domain-containing protein — protein sequence MTTNSTQDTLYLSLHGGIDSAIPYPVRRVEQLLQFSFLPELQFQNAAVKQRIQRLCYREEKRLAVSSLAKWLGQLHKQHLRAPKNPPVAICWINSYVGYGVFARESIPAWSYIGEYTGILRRRQALWLDENDYCFRYPVPRYSFRYFTIDSGMQGNVTRFINHSDNPNLEAIGAFENGIFHIIIRAIKDILPGEELCYHYGPLYWKHRKKREEFVPQEE from the coding sequence ATGACCACTAACTCTACTCAAGACACTTTGTATCTCTCGTTACACGGAGGGATTGACTCAGCCATTCCCTATCCCGTACGAAGGGTTGAACAACTTTTGCAGTTCTCATTTCTTCCTGAATTACAATTCCAAAATGCTGCGGTCAAACAACGCATTCAACGATTATGTTATCGAGAAGAAAAACGTTTAGCCGTTTCCTCTCTAGCCAAATGGCTAGGGCAGCTCCATAAGCAACATCTCCGCGCTCCAAAAAATCCTCCAGTGGCCATCTGTTGGATTAATTCCTATGTAGGATATGGAGTCTTTGCTCGTGAATCCATCCCGGCATGGAGCTACATCGGAGAATATACAGGGATTTTGCGTCGAAGACAGGCTCTTTGGCTAGATGAAAACGATTACTGTTTCCGCTATCCGGTCCCCCGCTATTCGTTCCGCTATTTCACTATTGATAGCGGGATGCAAGGAAATGTGACTCGGTTTATTAATCACAGTGACAACCCTAATCTAGAAGCGATCGGGGCCTTTGAAAACGGGATATTCCATATTATCATTCGGGCAATCAAAGACATTCTTCCTGGGGAAGAGCTCTGCTATCACTATGGTCCGTTGTATTGGAAGCACCGTAAAAAGCGAGAGGAATTCGTTCCCCAAGAAGAATAA
- the hctA gene encoding histone H1-like protein Hc1: MALKDTAKKMTDLLESIQQNLLKAEKGNKAAAQRVRTESIKLEKIAKVYRKESIKAEKMGLMKKSKAAAKKAKAAAKKPVRAAKTVAKKACTKRTCATKAKVKPTKKAAPKTKVKTAKKTRSTKK; encoded by the coding sequence ATGGCGCTAAAAGATACGGCAAAAAAAATGACTGACTTGTTGGAAAGTATCCAACAAAATTTGCTTAAAGCAGAAAAAGGAAATAAAGCCGCAGCACAAAGAGTTCGTACAGAATCTATCAAATTAGAAAAGATCGCGAAGGTATATCGTAAAGAGTCCATTAAAGCAGAAAAAATGGGCTTAATGAAAAAAAGCAAAGCCGCTGCTAAAAAAGCTAAAGCTGCTGCTAAGAAGCCTGTTCGCGCTGCAAAAACAGTGGCTAAAAAAGCTTGTACAAAAAGAACTTGTGCTACTAAAGCAAAGGTCAAACCAACAAAAAAAGCCGCTCCTAAAACAAAAGTTAAAACAGCGAAAAAAACTCGCTCAACAAAAAAATAA
- the nqrF gene encoding NADH:ubiquinone reductase (Na(+)-transporting) subunit F: MTWLSGLYSIFVASAAFCSLGLILVAVILLSRKFLIKVHPCKLKINNDDSLTKTVDSGKTLLSSLLDSGIAIPSPCGGKAACKQCKVRITKNADEPLETDRSTFSKQQLEQGWRLSCQTKVQHDLCLEVEERYFNASSWEGTVVSNENVATFIKELVLSVDPSRPIPFKPGGYLQITVPPYKTNTSDWKQTMDPQYYSDWETFHLFDQVIDNLSLDTDSANKAYSLASYPAELPLIKFNVRIATPPFVDQAPDPTIPWGVCSSYIFSLKPGDKVMISGPYGESFMKEDNRPVIFLIGGAGSSFGRSHILDLLLNKHSDRELTLWYGARSLKENIYQEEYEKLEKEFPNFHYHLVLSQPLQEDLDQGWDKNDPIKTNFLFKAFELRQLSHLPNPEDYLYYVCGPALHNSSILTLLDNYGIERSSIVLDDFGS; the protein is encoded by the coding sequence ATGACTTGGCTTTCAGGCCTGTACTCTATCTTTGTCGCTTCTGCAGCATTTTGTTCTTTAGGTCTTATTCTTGTCGCCGTTATCCTGCTTTCCAGGAAATTCCTTATTAAAGTGCATCCTTGTAAGCTAAAAATCAATAATGATGATTCCCTCACTAAGACTGTAGACAGCGGGAAAACATTGCTATCTTCCTTATTAGATTCAGGAATCGCTATCCCTTCTCCTTGTGGAGGGAAAGCTGCTTGTAAGCAATGCAAAGTCCGCATTACAAAGAATGCTGATGAACCATTAGAAACAGATCGTTCTACCTTTTCTAAGCAGCAGTTAGAACAAGGATGGAGACTTTCCTGCCAAACGAAAGTACAACACGATCTCTGCTTAGAAGTAGAAGAGCGTTATTTCAATGCTTCTTCTTGGGAGGGTACTGTTGTATCAAACGAGAATGTTGCTACCTTTATCAAAGAACTTGTTCTTTCTGTAGATCCTTCGCGCCCTATTCCTTTTAAACCTGGAGGCTATCTACAAATTACCGTTCCTCCTTATAAAACCAATACTTCGGACTGGAAGCAGACTATGGATCCCCAATACTATAGTGATTGGGAGACTTTCCATCTATTCGACCAAGTTATTGATAATCTATCTTTAGATACCGACTCTGCGAATAAAGCGTATTCCCTAGCTTCTTATCCAGCAGAACTTCCTTTGATCAAATTCAATGTCCGGATCGCGACCCCTCCTTTTGTGGATCAAGCTCCCGACCCGACCATCCCTTGGGGAGTCTGCTCTTCGTATATATTCTCTCTGAAACCCGGTGATAAGGTAATGATATCCGGGCCTTATGGGGAGTCTTTCATGAAAGAGGACAACCGTCCTGTTATCTTCCTAATAGGAGGTGCTGGATCTTCTTTTGGAAGAAGCCATATTCTTGATTTACTGTTGAATAAACATTCTGACAGAGAACTGACTTTGTGGTATGGAGCACGTTCTCTTAAAGAAAATATCTACCAAGAAGAGTATGAGAAGTTAGAGAAAGAATTCCCCAACTTCCACTATCACTTGGTTCTCTCTCAGCCTTTACAGGAAGATTTAGACCAAGGATGGGATAAGAATGATCCTATAAAAACCAATTTCTTGTTTAAAGCTTTCGAACTTAGACAACTGAGTCATCTCCCCAATCCAGAAGATTATCTATATTACGTTTGCGGTCCTGCTCTGCATAATAGTAGCATCTTAACCTTGTTAGATAATTATGGTATTGAGCGCTCTTCTATTGTTTTAGATGATTTCGGAAGTTAA
- a CDS encoding phosphoprotein, with protein sequence MNIYRFISGSCSWFLIGWGICFGADVPLSFGHQCADVRKAMQEGKPLLPIFDAFIRRIVNDSSSLSEKDWETATWLICEYIRGSLKRGEQELCSELVKPLFSLAVMPPQSKARIKQVWQVLNPQGASLKDLVRLLESSGCSSSPQDHLLLSLYNMTLHSSYENKKAEILFAREQKNYQDALRLCEELQENLTSGLCSPLSTVYEVEQAFLKRISLAIRWEQEKELQGSPSIELLLAYCSAEESYAEAVEQLIKKIELGSLDRSQEVDAILFAHALSKLPWEETLGEHELEVLISGGHYLTSIYSQHAYFSLLEQYFKKSQIQEISRLLDFGKTVFVETHKKYPEYLFFLGKYWFYLRDFSRAEEAFSSVIRYADRLGVSLAETYEYLGCLACYKGHYASAKEFFLKAYKGWGREDAGIGLYLLAVLEKDPILCQQVREQVSLSFSHQEFLKWMDRNFLPEPGKEGSSFFKVLGSSRSLSEEEFHGLLLKEMISRHHREKLSCSPIQRLVYDQLDREIQLRLTETLIQTEDLLVRRKLSLWRALYEGSLVSWGSAHQNQTLFEKSILQCFSALSQQDPSAIQQIAEAFSSGASLWQSSLRMVWAVSHTSENPISKAYSLGISDRPWGDRLYLLQYSLEQYLSGDTELLEYLTQFPELFPNSPLLPLVYYLQARGEGDPIRKIAWLTKALETFTENSLLAKEMKAWAPLYYLMRMDLAETYLYLGNVSKSQTLFEAIQEEWDAPHHPYVKLIDPPHIRVSLEMRWVSGLAHVYEAIQATEQRNALLISHIEKRFFQMRPRQEYIGKMLTFTSSLCRELLADASW encoded by the coding sequence ATGAATATTTATAGATTCATCTCTGGAAGCTGTTCATGGTTTCTGATAGGTTGGGGGATATGCTTCGGAGCTGACGTGCCACTTTCTTTTGGGCACCAATGCGCAGACGTTCGCAAGGCGATGCAAGAGGGCAAGCCGCTTTTGCCTATTTTTGATGCGTTTATTCGTCGTATCGTGAATGACAGCTCATCTTTATCTGAGAAAGATTGGGAAACAGCAACATGGTTAATTTGTGAATATATACGAGGGAGTTTAAAGCGGGGAGAACAAGAGTTATGCTCGGAGCTTGTAAAACCTCTGTTTTCTTTAGCTGTAATGCCTCCGCAGTCAAAAGCTCGTATTAAGCAAGTGTGGCAGGTACTCAATCCTCAAGGAGCTTCTTTAAAGGACTTAGTCCGTTTACTGGAAAGTAGCGGATGCTCCTCTTCACCGCAAGATCATCTCCTACTTTCTTTATATAATATGACACTGCATAGCAGTTATGAGAACAAGAAAGCAGAGATCCTTTTTGCAAGAGAACAAAAAAATTATCAGGACGCTTTACGTTTATGCGAGGAGTTGCAAGAAAATCTGACTTCAGGGCTTTGTTCACCTCTTTCAACGGTATATGAGGTGGAGCAAGCCTTCTTAAAGCGAATCTCCTTAGCCATACGGTGGGAACAAGAGAAGGAGCTGCAAGGGAGCCCCTCTATAGAGTTGCTATTGGCCTATTGTAGTGCGGAAGAGAGTTACGCAGAGGCTGTGGAGCAGTTAATCAAAAAAATAGAATTAGGAAGCTTAGACCGATCACAAGAAGTCGACGCAATTTTATTTGCACATGCGTTAAGTAAACTTCCATGGGAAGAGACTCTTGGAGAACACGAACTGGAGGTTCTCATATCAGGAGGACACTATCTCACATCGATTTATTCTCAACATGCTTACTTTTCGCTTCTCGAACAATATTTTAAAAAATCTCAAATACAAGAAATATCTCGCTTATTAGATTTTGGGAAAACCGTCTTTGTTGAGACCCATAAGAAATATCCGGAATACCTCTTCTTTCTAGGCAAGTACTGGTTTTACTTGCGGGATTTCTCTCGTGCAGAAGAGGCTTTTTCTTCTGTAATTCGGTATGCAGATCGACTGGGAGTGTCTTTAGCGGAAACTTATGAGTATTTAGGGTGTTTAGCTTGTTACAAAGGGCACTATGCTTCCGCTAAAGAATTCTTTCTTAAAGCTTACAAGGGGTGGGGGAGAGAGGATGCCGGTATAGGATTGTATCTATTGGCAGTCTTAGAAAAAGATCCTATTTTATGTCAGCAGGTCAGAGAACAGGTGTCTTTATCCTTTTCACATCAGGAATTTTTAAAATGGATGGATAGAAATTTCTTACCTGAGCCAGGGAAAGAAGGCTCTTCTTTTTTTAAGGTATTGGGAAGCTCGCGTTCTTTATCTGAAGAAGAGTTTCATGGATTACTGCTAAAGGAGATGATTAGTCGTCATCATAGAGAGAAGCTCTCTTGCTCTCCTATACAACGGCTAGTGTACGACCAGTTGGATCGAGAGATACAACTTCGGTTGACAGAAACATTAATTCAAACAGAAGATCTTCTGGTGAGACGCAAGCTCTCTTTATGGAGAGCTCTATATGAAGGATCGTTGGTATCTTGGGGGTCTGCTCATCAGAATCAGACTTTATTTGAGAAAAGTATTTTGCAGTGTTTTTCTGCTCTGTCGCAGCAGGACCCTAGCGCAATACAGCAAATAGCAGAAGCTTTTTCTTCAGGAGCCTCTTTATGGCAATCCTCTTTGAGGATGGTGTGGGCAGTTAGTCATACTAGTGAAAATCCTATATCGAAGGCATATTCGTTAGGCATATCTGATCGGCCTTGGGGAGATCGACTGTATCTTTTACAGTATTCATTAGAGCAATATCTTTCTGGAGATACAGAATTATTAGAGTATTTAACACAATTCCCAGAATTATTCCCGAACTCGCCTTTGTTGCCTTTGGTTTATTATTTGCAGGCAAGAGGTGAGGGAGATCCAATTCGAAAGATCGCTTGGTTAACAAAAGCTTTAGAGACTTTTACGGAAAATTCTTTGTTAGCAAAGGAGATGAAAGCTTGGGCTCCTTTGTATTATTTAATGCGAATGGATTTAGCAGAAACCTACCTATATTTAGGGAATGTGTCTAAATCACAAACTCTTTTCGAAGCGATCCAAGAAGAGTGGGATGCTCCGCACCATCCTTATGTAAAGTTGATAGATCCGCCGCACATCCGTGTGTCTTTGGAGATGCGTTGGGTTTCGGGGCTTGCTCATGTGTATGAAGCTATACAAGCAACTGAACAAAGAAATGCGTTATTAATCAGCCACATTGAAAAACGTTTCTTTCAAATGCGACCAAGACAGGAATATATTGGGAAGATGTTAACATTCACGAGTTCTCTATGCAGAGAACTATTAGCAGATGCCTCATGGTAG
- the rlmD gene encoding 23S rRNA (uracil(1939)-C(5))-methyltransferase RlmD, whose translation MLSCYRNCKHFGVCGGCSSPQMEYASSLKTKELALHNLFAPLIPSQNILPVIPCSPLLRGRNKMEFSFYQTVDGEKTLGFISPSKPKKGIPITECLMIDERAMDILNITRSWWTAHPDLSAYYPPLNKGSLCTITVRVGNISNDFMIILTTSGREEFAVPLNIIQEWQQSLLDSGLPITSIFWEEKLSARNSPTTFRTTHLYGAPFLKQQLSIDGRSSLFHIRPRSFFQPQSLQAEKIIQTIKEFIDPCGEETLLDLYCGAGIIGILLAPYVKKIIGVELVPDAVASAQENIQLNSVDMEVFLEDAKQFCKRNENLPSPDIVVIDPPRCGMQNRALKYLLRMAPKKIVYVSCNPLTQIQECSVLVEQGYQLRRMQPIDQFPHTNHLENIVLLERLS comes from the coding sequence TTGCTCTCCTGCTATCGTAACTGTAAACATTTTGGCGTCTGTGGAGGCTGTTCATCTCCTCAAATGGAATATGCATCCTCTTTAAAAACAAAAGAGCTTGCGCTCCATAATTTATTTGCACCTCTTATCCCATCCCAAAATATTCTCCCTGTAATTCCTTGTTCTCCTCTTCTTCGTGGAAGAAATAAAATGGAATTTTCTTTTTACCAAACGGTTGATGGAGAAAAAACTTTAGGTTTTATTTCTCCATCAAAACCTAAAAAAGGAATCCCAATTACCGAATGTTTAATGATTGATGAGCGTGCCATGGATATCCTTAATATCACTCGCTCATGGTGGACTGCCCATCCTGACCTGTCTGCGTACTATCCACCATTAAATAAAGGCTCCTTGTGCACTATTACAGTCCGGGTAGGCAATATCTCTAATGATTTTATGATTATTCTGACTACATCAGGAAGAGAAGAATTCGCTGTACCTCTGAATATAATCCAAGAATGGCAACAATCTTTATTAGATTCTGGACTACCGATTACTTCGATTTTCTGGGAAGAAAAACTCTCCGCACGGAACTCTCCCACAACCTTCCGGACAACTCATCTATACGGAGCTCCTTTCCTCAAACAACAATTATCGATAGATGGCCGTTCTAGTCTCTTCCATATCCGTCCAAGAAGCTTTTTCCAGCCACAAAGCCTCCAAGCAGAAAAAATCATTCAAACTATCAAAGAATTCATTGATCCTTGCGGAGAAGAGACTCTCTTGGATCTATATTGCGGAGCTGGGATTATCGGCATTTTACTGGCTCCTTACGTAAAAAAAATTATTGGAGTCGAACTAGTCCCGGATGCTGTTGCTTCAGCACAAGAAAATATTCAGCTTAATTCCGTGGATATGGAAGTGTTTTTGGAAGATGCAAAACAATTTTGCAAACGGAATGAAAACCTTCCTTCCCCAGATATTGTAGTCATCGATCCTCCTCGTTGCGGCATGCAAAATAGAGCCTTAAAATACCTTTTACGCATGGCTCCTAAAAAAATTGTGTATGTCTCCTGCAATCCTCTTACACAAATCCAAGAATGCTCTGTTCTTGTAGAGCAAGGATATCAGCTACGGCGCATGCAGCCTATTGATCAGTTTCCGCATACTAATCATTTGGAAAATATTGTTCTCTTAGAAAGGCTTTCTTAA